The following proteins are co-located in the Styela clava chromosome 15, kaStyClav1.hap1.2, whole genome shotgun sequence genome:
- the LOC120333797 gene encoding uncharacterized protein LOC120333797 isoform X1 gives MCRAGLLSLLTVATVVVRQVECTAPARMKAPTFGLIKSTSITVNFESVTSAVRYHVTVTQKYDSSFTQSFTTTNETSFVFENLIQSTLYDVTVKAENSQGEIGENSPSSTVQTMPGVPTLKAGNPLPTGSFVFFNTPNSARVSQWRLQYREKGTGDSAMSIDGGYYALWISGLKGDTEYEIRGRALQINENTTLTESEVDFSAWQTIKTDTLSVFGRVDLVDLTYSSAYSTAHSNEWNSTLAVIQSAYASVSSVKSINIIRIEDNGGKPVAYYQLRVTDKTLPSAIDYTISGSQFSDSIINNGDEAVGTPLIGFQSSIRQYDVYTLVYSPNSSKVCDKLVDRYMLVAPENQDTLEVDLSVFLSDGSTEADMDSLIISGTKLLTDDGVVQQTVSPNTVLGLNPKFLVKDCLRNQASDDNNSSYTQFLSAMNIVQRTEYVEALFYTTNASASILNISDITVASSSNESIATISIPAVDKAIKYELLNASNVLNSVPEKDIDGSEYIKVTQQWEQTSQPSLKFAVRVSTRKQDGSIGSVTSGYVTILSGRGACSSCSSNAFCVTMSTQIVSCACNTGYVGDGLSCFLSEMTIASPTDSSDQSITYTTSLITSNSDVDSRTPVDSSEEMITNSNSQISTTSGVASSTRLHSSEEMVTNANSQISTTSGVASSTRLHYAVCFIVSTISHIIFRAIGFF, from the exons ATGTGCCGTGCAGGACTTTTATCACTTTTAACGGTTGCGACTGTCGTGGTTAGACAGGTGGAATGTACGGCTCCAG CTCGAATGAAGGCGCCAACATTCGGCCTAATCAAATCAACATCAATTACTGTGAATTTTGAATCAGTGACTTCAGCCGTAAGGTATCACGTCACCGTGACACAAAAGTACGATTCGAGCTTCACGCAGTCATTTACGACGACGAATGAGACCTCATTTGTATTCGAA AATCTTATACAAAGTACTTTATACGATGTCACCGTCAAAGCGGAAAATTCACAAGGAGAAATTGGTGAAAATAGCCCATCATCAACTGTTCAAACAA TGCCAGGAGTTCCAACGCTTAAAGCTGGCAACCCACTTCCGACGGGTTCATTCGTATTTTTCAACACGCCTAATTCTGCAAGAGTGTCACAGTGGAGGTTGCAGTATAGGGAAAAGGGAACAGGAGATAGCGCGATGTCGATTGACGGCGGATATTATGCTTTATG GATATCAGGGCTCAAAGGCGACACAGAATATGAAATTCGGGGAAGAGCTTTACAGATTAATGAAAATACCACTTTAACTGAAAGCGAAGTTGATTTTTCGGCATGGCAAACTATAAAAACTG ATACTCTGTCTGTGTTTGGTCGCGTCGATTTGGTTGATTTAACATACAGCAGTGCATATTCAACAGCCCATAGCAACGAATGGAACTCGACCTTAGCTGTTATACAAAGTGCTTATGCTTCTGTCAGTAGCGTCAAGTCGATTAATATTATCAGAATCGAAGATAACGGTGGAAAACCAGTGGCTTACTATCAATTAAGAGTCACAGATAAAACTCTTCCATCTGCAATAGATTATACAATAAGTGGATCGCAATTCTCCGATTCAATTATAAACAACGGAG ATGAAGCCGTTGGGACTCCTCTTATAGGATTTCAAAGCTCTATAAGGCAATACGATGTATACACTTTGGTATATTCTCCAAATTCGTCGAAGGTTTGCGACAAGCTGGTTGATAGATATATGTTGGTTGCACCGGAAAACCAGGACACGCTTGAAGTTGATTTAAGTGTTTTTTTATCCGATGGATCAACCGAAGCTGATATGGATAGTCTGATAATATCTGGCACAA AATTACTCACAGATGATGGCGTTGTTCAACAAACCGTATCGCCCAACACCGTTCTCGGATTAAATCCAAAGTTTCTTGTGAAAGATTGTCTCAGAAATCAAGCTTCGGATGATAATAATTCTTCCTATACTCAGTTTTTATCAGCGATGAATATTGTTCAACGAACAGAATATGTTGAAGCGTTGTTTTACACCACAA ATGCAAGTGCAAGCATTTTAAACATCTCTGACATAACGGTTGCATCATCATCAAATGAGAGTATAGCAACTATCAGTATCCCTGCAGTTGATAAAGCAATAAAGTACGAGCTTCTAAATGCCAGTAATGTTCTAAATAGCGTACCAGAAAAGGATATTGATGGTTCAGAGTATATCAAA GTAACTCAACAGTGGGAACAAACGTCTCAACCATCTCTGAAATTTGCAGTTCGAGTGAGTACTCGAAAACAGGATGGAAGTATAGGCTCAGTTACATCTGGTTATGTAACAATCTTATCAG GTCGAGGAGCTTGCTCAAGTTGTTCTTCAAATGCCTTTTGTGTAACTATGTCGACACAAATAGTCTCTTGTGCATGTAACACTGGATATGTTGGAGATGGTCTCTCCTGTTTCTTATCAGAGATGACTATTGCATCACCAACTG ATTCTTCAGATCAATCGATTACATATACAACATCACTGATAACTAGTAATTCAGATGTAGACAGTCGTACTCCAGTAG atTCTTCTGAAGAAATGATAACAAACTCCAACTCACAAATTTCTACCACATCTGGAGTAGCGAGCAGCACTCGCCTGC ATTCTTCTGAAGAAATGGTAACAAACGCCAACTCACAAATCTCTACTACATCTGGAGTAGCGAGCAGCACTCGCCTGC ATTATGCAGTTTGCTTTATTGTTTCGACCATATCGCACATAATTTTCCGAGCGATTGGATTTTTCTGA
- the LOC120333797 gene encoding uncharacterized protein LOC120333797 isoform X4, protein MCRAGLLSLLTVATVVVRQVECTAPARMKAPTFGLIKSTSITVNFESVTSAVRYHVTVTQKYDSSFTQSFTTTNETSFVFENLIQSTLYDVTVKAENSQGEIGENSPSSTVQTMPGVPTLKAGNPLPTGSFVFFNTPNSARVSQWRLQYREKGTGDSAMSIDGGYYALWISGLKGDTEYEIRGRALQINENTTLTESEVDFSAWQTIKTDTLSVFGRVDLVDLTYSSAYSTAHSNEWNSTLAVIQSAYASVSSVKSINIIRIEDNGGKPVAYYQLRVTDKTLPSAIDYTISGSQFSDSIINNGDEAVGTPLIGFQSSIRQYDVYTLVYSPNSSKVCDKLVDRYMLVAPENQDTLEVDLSVFLSDGSTEADMDSLIISGTKLLTDDGVVQQTVSPNTVLGLNPKFLVKDCLRNQASDDNNSSYTQFLSAMNIVQRTEYVEALFYTTNASASILNISDITVASSSNESIATISIPAVDKAIKYELLNASNVLNSVPEKDIDGSEYIKVTQQWEQTSQPSLKFAVRVSTRKQDGSIGSVTSGYVTILSDSSDQSITYTTSLITSNSDVDSRTPVDSSEEMVTNANSQISTTSGVASSTRLHYAVCFIVSTISHIIFRAIGFF, encoded by the exons ATGTGCCGTGCAGGACTTTTATCACTTTTAACGGTTGCGACTGTCGTGGTTAGACAGGTGGAATGTACGGCTCCAG CTCGAATGAAGGCGCCAACATTCGGCCTAATCAAATCAACATCAATTACTGTGAATTTTGAATCAGTGACTTCAGCCGTAAGGTATCACGTCACCGTGACACAAAAGTACGATTCGAGCTTCACGCAGTCATTTACGACGACGAATGAGACCTCATTTGTATTCGAA AATCTTATACAAAGTACTTTATACGATGTCACCGTCAAAGCGGAAAATTCACAAGGAGAAATTGGTGAAAATAGCCCATCATCAACTGTTCAAACAA TGCCAGGAGTTCCAACGCTTAAAGCTGGCAACCCACTTCCGACGGGTTCATTCGTATTTTTCAACACGCCTAATTCTGCAAGAGTGTCACAGTGGAGGTTGCAGTATAGGGAAAAGGGAACAGGAGATAGCGCGATGTCGATTGACGGCGGATATTATGCTTTATG GATATCAGGGCTCAAAGGCGACACAGAATATGAAATTCGGGGAAGAGCTTTACAGATTAATGAAAATACCACTTTAACTGAAAGCGAAGTTGATTTTTCGGCATGGCAAACTATAAAAACTG ATACTCTGTCTGTGTTTGGTCGCGTCGATTTGGTTGATTTAACATACAGCAGTGCATATTCAACAGCCCATAGCAACGAATGGAACTCGACCTTAGCTGTTATACAAAGTGCTTATGCTTCTGTCAGTAGCGTCAAGTCGATTAATATTATCAGAATCGAAGATAACGGTGGAAAACCAGTGGCTTACTATCAATTAAGAGTCACAGATAAAACTCTTCCATCTGCAATAGATTATACAATAAGTGGATCGCAATTCTCCGATTCAATTATAAACAACGGAG ATGAAGCCGTTGGGACTCCTCTTATAGGATTTCAAAGCTCTATAAGGCAATACGATGTATACACTTTGGTATATTCTCCAAATTCGTCGAAGGTTTGCGACAAGCTGGTTGATAGATATATGTTGGTTGCACCGGAAAACCAGGACACGCTTGAAGTTGATTTAAGTGTTTTTTTATCCGATGGATCAACCGAAGCTGATATGGATAGTCTGATAATATCTGGCACAA AATTACTCACAGATGATGGCGTTGTTCAACAAACCGTATCGCCCAACACCGTTCTCGGATTAAATCCAAAGTTTCTTGTGAAAGATTGTCTCAGAAATCAAGCTTCGGATGATAATAATTCTTCCTATACTCAGTTTTTATCAGCGATGAATATTGTTCAACGAACAGAATATGTTGAAGCGTTGTTTTACACCACAA ATGCAAGTGCAAGCATTTTAAACATCTCTGACATAACGGTTGCATCATCATCAAATGAGAGTATAGCAACTATCAGTATCCCTGCAGTTGATAAAGCAATAAAGTACGAGCTTCTAAATGCCAGTAATGTTCTAAATAGCGTACCAGAAAAGGATATTGATGGTTCAGAGTATATCAAA GTAACTCAACAGTGGGAACAAACGTCTCAACCATCTCTGAAATTTGCAGTTCGAGTGAGTACTCGAAAACAGGATGGAAGTATAGGCTCAGTTACATCTGGTTATGTAACAATCTTATCAG ATTCTTCAGATCAATCGATTACATATACAACATCACTGATAACTAGTAATTCAGATGTAGACAGTCGTACTCCAGTAG ATTCTTCTGAAGAAATGGTAACAAACGCCAACTCACAAATCTCTACTACATCTGGAGTAGCGAGCAGCACTCGCCTGC ATTATGCAGTTTGCTTTATTGTTTCGACCATATCGCACATAATTTTCCGAGCGATTGGATTTTTCTGA
- the LOC120333797 gene encoding uncharacterized protein LOC120333797 isoform X3 — translation MCRAGLLSLLTVATVVVRQVECTAPARMKAPTFGLIKSTSITVNFESVTSAVRYHVTVTQKYDSSFTQSFTTTNETSFVFENLIQSTLYDVTVKAENSQGEIGENSPSSTVQTMPGVPTLKAGNPLPTGSFVFFNTPNSARVSQWRLQYREKGTGDSAMSIDGGYYALWISGLKGDTEYEIRGRALQINENTTLTESEVDFSAWQTIKTDTLSVFGRVDLVDLTYSSAYSTAHSNEWNSTLAVIQSAYASVSSVKSINIIRIEDNGGKPVAYYQLRVTDKTLPSAIDYTISGSQFSDSIINNGDEAVGTPLIGFQSSIRQYDVYTLVYSPNSSKVCDKLVDRYMLVAPENQDTLEVDLSVFLSDGSTEADMDSLIISGTKLLTDDGVVQQTVSPNTVLGLNPKFLVKDCLRNQASDDNNSSYTQFLSAMNIVQRTEYVEALFYTTNASASILNISDITVASSSNESIATISIPAVDKAIKYELLNASNVLNSVPEKDIDGSEYIKVTQQWEQTSQPSLKFAVRVSTRKQDGSIGSVTSGYVTILSDSSDQSITYTTSLITSNSDVDSRTPVDSSEEMITNSNSQISTTSGVASSTRLHSSEEMVTNANSQISTTSGVASSTRLHYAVCFIVSTISHIIFRAIGFF, via the exons ATGTGCCGTGCAGGACTTTTATCACTTTTAACGGTTGCGACTGTCGTGGTTAGACAGGTGGAATGTACGGCTCCAG CTCGAATGAAGGCGCCAACATTCGGCCTAATCAAATCAACATCAATTACTGTGAATTTTGAATCAGTGACTTCAGCCGTAAGGTATCACGTCACCGTGACACAAAAGTACGATTCGAGCTTCACGCAGTCATTTACGACGACGAATGAGACCTCATTTGTATTCGAA AATCTTATACAAAGTACTTTATACGATGTCACCGTCAAAGCGGAAAATTCACAAGGAGAAATTGGTGAAAATAGCCCATCATCAACTGTTCAAACAA TGCCAGGAGTTCCAACGCTTAAAGCTGGCAACCCACTTCCGACGGGTTCATTCGTATTTTTCAACACGCCTAATTCTGCAAGAGTGTCACAGTGGAGGTTGCAGTATAGGGAAAAGGGAACAGGAGATAGCGCGATGTCGATTGACGGCGGATATTATGCTTTATG GATATCAGGGCTCAAAGGCGACACAGAATATGAAATTCGGGGAAGAGCTTTACAGATTAATGAAAATACCACTTTAACTGAAAGCGAAGTTGATTTTTCGGCATGGCAAACTATAAAAACTG ATACTCTGTCTGTGTTTGGTCGCGTCGATTTGGTTGATTTAACATACAGCAGTGCATATTCAACAGCCCATAGCAACGAATGGAACTCGACCTTAGCTGTTATACAAAGTGCTTATGCTTCTGTCAGTAGCGTCAAGTCGATTAATATTATCAGAATCGAAGATAACGGTGGAAAACCAGTGGCTTACTATCAATTAAGAGTCACAGATAAAACTCTTCCATCTGCAATAGATTATACAATAAGTGGATCGCAATTCTCCGATTCAATTATAAACAACGGAG ATGAAGCCGTTGGGACTCCTCTTATAGGATTTCAAAGCTCTATAAGGCAATACGATGTATACACTTTGGTATATTCTCCAAATTCGTCGAAGGTTTGCGACAAGCTGGTTGATAGATATATGTTGGTTGCACCGGAAAACCAGGACACGCTTGAAGTTGATTTAAGTGTTTTTTTATCCGATGGATCAACCGAAGCTGATATGGATAGTCTGATAATATCTGGCACAA AATTACTCACAGATGATGGCGTTGTTCAACAAACCGTATCGCCCAACACCGTTCTCGGATTAAATCCAAAGTTTCTTGTGAAAGATTGTCTCAGAAATCAAGCTTCGGATGATAATAATTCTTCCTATACTCAGTTTTTATCAGCGATGAATATTGTTCAACGAACAGAATATGTTGAAGCGTTGTTTTACACCACAA ATGCAAGTGCAAGCATTTTAAACATCTCTGACATAACGGTTGCATCATCATCAAATGAGAGTATAGCAACTATCAGTATCCCTGCAGTTGATAAAGCAATAAAGTACGAGCTTCTAAATGCCAGTAATGTTCTAAATAGCGTACCAGAAAAGGATATTGATGGTTCAGAGTATATCAAA GTAACTCAACAGTGGGAACAAACGTCTCAACCATCTCTGAAATTTGCAGTTCGAGTGAGTACTCGAAAACAGGATGGAAGTATAGGCTCAGTTACATCTGGTTATGTAACAATCTTATCAG ATTCTTCAGATCAATCGATTACATATACAACATCACTGATAACTAGTAATTCAGATGTAGACAGTCGTACTCCAGTAG atTCTTCTGAAGAAATGATAACAAACTCCAACTCACAAATTTCTACCACATCTGGAGTAGCGAGCAGCACTCGCCTGC ATTCTTCTGAAGAAATGGTAACAAACGCCAACTCACAAATCTCTACTACATCTGGAGTAGCGAGCAGCACTCGCCTGC ATTATGCAGTTTGCTTTATTGTTTCGACCATATCGCACATAATTTTCCGAGCGATTGGATTTTTCTGA
- the LOC120333797 gene encoding uncharacterized protein LOC120333797 isoform X2, with the protein MCRAGLLSLLTVATVVVRQVECTAPARMKAPTFGLIKSTSITVNFESVTSAVRYHVTVTQKYDSSFTQSFTTTNETSFVFENLIQSTLYDVTVKAENSQGEIGENSPSSTVQTMPGVPTLKAGNPLPTGSFVFFNTPNSARVSQWRLQYREKGTGDSAMSIDGGYYALWISGLKGDTEYEIRGRALQINENTTLTESEVDFSAWQTIKTDTLSVFGRVDLVDLTYSSAYSTAHSNEWNSTLAVIQSAYASVSSVKSINIIRIEDNGGKPVAYYQLRVTDKTLPSAIDYTISGSQFSDSIINNGDEAVGTPLIGFQSSIRQYDVYTLVYSPNSSKVCDKLVDRYMLVAPENQDTLEVDLSVFLSDGSTEADMDSLIISGTKLLTDDGVVQQTVSPNTVLGLNPKFLVKDCLRNQASDDNNSSYTQFLSAMNIVQRTEYVEALFYTTNASASILNISDITVASSSNESIATISIPAVDKAIKYELLNASNVLNSVPEKDIDGSEYIKVTQQWEQTSQPSLKFAVRVSTRKQDGSIGSVTSGYVTILSGRGACSSCSSNAFCVTMSTQIVSCACNTGYVGDGLSCFLSEMTIASPTDSSDQSITYTTSLITSNSDVDSRTPVDSSEEMVTNANSQISTTSGVASSTRLHYAVCFIVSTISHIIFRAIGFF; encoded by the exons ATGTGCCGTGCAGGACTTTTATCACTTTTAACGGTTGCGACTGTCGTGGTTAGACAGGTGGAATGTACGGCTCCAG CTCGAATGAAGGCGCCAACATTCGGCCTAATCAAATCAACATCAATTACTGTGAATTTTGAATCAGTGACTTCAGCCGTAAGGTATCACGTCACCGTGACACAAAAGTACGATTCGAGCTTCACGCAGTCATTTACGACGACGAATGAGACCTCATTTGTATTCGAA AATCTTATACAAAGTACTTTATACGATGTCACCGTCAAAGCGGAAAATTCACAAGGAGAAATTGGTGAAAATAGCCCATCATCAACTGTTCAAACAA TGCCAGGAGTTCCAACGCTTAAAGCTGGCAACCCACTTCCGACGGGTTCATTCGTATTTTTCAACACGCCTAATTCTGCAAGAGTGTCACAGTGGAGGTTGCAGTATAGGGAAAAGGGAACAGGAGATAGCGCGATGTCGATTGACGGCGGATATTATGCTTTATG GATATCAGGGCTCAAAGGCGACACAGAATATGAAATTCGGGGAAGAGCTTTACAGATTAATGAAAATACCACTTTAACTGAAAGCGAAGTTGATTTTTCGGCATGGCAAACTATAAAAACTG ATACTCTGTCTGTGTTTGGTCGCGTCGATTTGGTTGATTTAACATACAGCAGTGCATATTCAACAGCCCATAGCAACGAATGGAACTCGACCTTAGCTGTTATACAAAGTGCTTATGCTTCTGTCAGTAGCGTCAAGTCGATTAATATTATCAGAATCGAAGATAACGGTGGAAAACCAGTGGCTTACTATCAATTAAGAGTCACAGATAAAACTCTTCCATCTGCAATAGATTATACAATAAGTGGATCGCAATTCTCCGATTCAATTATAAACAACGGAG ATGAAGCCGTTGGGACTCCTCTTATAGGATTTCAAAGCTCTATAAGGCAATACGATGTATACACTTTGGTATATTCTCCAAATTCGTCGAAGGTTTGCGACAAGCTGGTTGATAGATATATGTTGGTTGCACCGGAAAACCAGGACACGCTTGAAGTTGATTTAAGTGTTTTTTTATCCGATGGATCAACCGAAGCTGATATGGATAGTCTGATAATATCTGGCACAA AATTACTCACAGATGATGGCGTTGTTCAACAAACCGTATCGCCCAACACCGTTCTCGGATTAAATCCAAAGTTTCTTGTGAAAGATTGTCTCAGAAATCAAGCTTCGGATGATAATAATTCTTCCTATACTCAGTTTTTATCAGCGATGAATATTGTTCAACGAACAGAATATGTTGAAGCGTTGTTTTACACCACAA ATGCAAGTGCAAGCATTTTAAACATCTCTGACATAACGGTTGCATCATCATCAAATGAGAGTATAGCAACTATCAGTATCCCTGCAGTTGATAAAGCAATAAAGTACGAGCTTCTAAATGCCAGTAATGTTCTAAATAGCGTACCAGAAAAGGATATTGATGGTTCAGAGTATATCAAA GTAACTCAACAGTGGGAACAAACGTCTCAACCATCTCTGAAATTTGCAGTTCGAGTGAGTACTCGAAAACAGGATGGAAGTATAGGCTCAGTTACATCTGGTTATGTAACAATCTTATCAG GTCGAGGAGCTTGCTCAAGTTGTTCTTCAAATGCCTTTTGTGTAACTATGTCGACACAAATAGTCTCTTGTGCATGTAACACTGGATATGTTGGAGATGGTCTCTCCTGTTTCTTATCAGAGATGACTATTGCATCACCAACTG ATTCTTCAGATCAATCGATTACATATACAACATCACTGATAACTAGTAATTCAGATGTAGACAGTCGTACTCCAGTAG ATTCTTCTGAAGAAATGGTAACAAACGCCAACTCACAAATCTCTACTACATCTGGAGTAGCGAGCAGCACTCGCCTGC ATTATGCAGTTTGCTTTATTGTTTCGACCATATCGCACATAATTTTCCGAGCGATTGGATTTTTCTGA
- the LOC120333796 gene encoding uncharacterized protein LOC120333796, translating into MYRTILLSFLTIATVVVSHVECTAPDQMTAPTFSLIKSTSITVNFESVTSAVRYHVTVTQRYDSSFTQSFTTTETSLIIVNFIQSTLYDVTVKAENSQGEIGGDSPSSTVQTMPGAPTLIVNNPLPTGSFVFFNTPNSARVSQWRLEYREKGTGDNAISIDGGYYGLWLTGLKGDTEYEIRGRALQLDETTTLTESEVDFSAWQTIKTDTLSVFGRVDLVDFTYISAYSTAYSNEWNSTLAVIQSAYSSVSSVKSINIIRIEDNGGKPVAYYQLRVTDKTLPSATDYTISGSQFSNSIINNGDEAVGTPFILIRDDEYTLAYSPNSSKVCDKLVDRYMLVTPENQDTLEIHLNVVSAEGGTADESDSLIISGTNLLTDDGVVQQTVSPNTVLGFNPKFLVKDCLRNQVSGDNNSSYTQFLSAINLNQRTETVEALFYTTDASASILNISGITVASSSIENITTISIPAVDKAIKYELLNGSTVLNSVTEEDIDGSEYIKVTQQWEQTSQTSLTFTVRVSTRKQDGSTGSVTSGGVTITSDREACSSCSSNAFCVTMSSQILSCACNTGYVGDGVTCSLSVMTTASPTASSDQSITNTTSMIPSTSDVDISTSVDSSEGTVTTTTSHISTTSGVASSTRLYYAICFILATISHLCTETEFF; encoded by the exons ATGTACCGTACAATACTATTATCATTTTTAACGATCGCGACTGTCGTGGTTAGCCATGTGGAATGTACGGCTCCAG ATCAAATGACGGCGCCGACATTCAGCTTAATCAAATCAACATCAATTACTGTGAACTTTGAATCAGTGACTTCGGCCGTAAGGTATCACGTCACCGTGACACAAAGGTACGATTCGAGCTTCACGCAGTCATTTACGACGACTGAGACATCATTAATAATCGTA AATTTTATACAAAGCACTTTATACGATGTCACTGTCAAAGCGGAGAATTCGCAAGGAGAAATTGGTGGGGATAGCCCATCATCAACTGTTCAAACAA TGCCAGGAGCCCCAACGCTTATAGTTAACAACCCACTTCCGACTGGTTCATTCGTATTTTTCAACACGCCTAATTCAGCAAGAGTTTCGCAGTGGAGGTTGGAATATAGAGAAAAGGGAACAGGAGATAACGCTATATCGATTGACGGAGGATATTATGGTCTATG GTTAACAGGGCTCAAAGGCGACACAGAATATGAGATTCGGGGAAGAGCTTTACAGCTTGATGAAACTACGACTTTAACTGAAAGCGAAGTTGATTTTTCGGCGTGGCAAACTATAAAAACCG ATACTCTGTCTGTGTTTGGTCGCGTCGATCTGGTTGATTTCACATACATCAGTGCATATTCAACAGCTTATAGCAACGAATGGAACTCGACCTTAGCTGTCATACAAAGTGCTTATTCTTCTGTCAGTAGCGTCAAGTCGATTAATATTATCAGAATCGAAGATAACGGTGGAAAACCAGTGGCTTACTATCAATTAAGAGTCACAGATAAAACTCTTCCATCTGCAACAGATTATACAATAAGTGGATCGCAATTCTCCAATTCAATTATAAACAACGGAG ATGAGGCCGTTGGAACCCCCTTTATATTAATTCGAGACGATGAATACACTTTGGCATATTCTCCAAATTCGTCGAAGGTTTGCGACAAACTGGTTGATAGATATATGTTGGTTACACCGGAAAATCAAGACACACTTGAAATTCATTTAAATGTTGTTTCAGCCGAGGGAGGAACCGCAGATGAGAGCGATAGCCTGATAATATCTGGCACAA ATTTACTCACAGATGATGGCGTTGTTCAACAAACCGTATCACCTAACACCGTTCTCGGATTCAATCCAAAGTTTCTTGTGAAAGATTGTCTTCGAAATCAAGTTTCGGGTGATAATAATTCTTCCTATACCCAGTTTCTATCGGCGATAAATTTGAATCAACGAACAGAAACTGTTGAAGCGTTGTTTTACACTACAG ATGCAAGTGCAAGCATTTTAAACATCTCTGGTATAACTGTTGCATCATCATCAATCGAGAATATAACAACTATCAGTATACCTGCAGTTGATAAAGCAATAAAGTACGAGCTTCTAAATGGCAGTACTGTTCTAAATAGCGTAACAGAAGAAGATATTGATGGTTCAGAGTATATCAAA GTAACTCAACAGTGGGAACAAACGTCTCAGACTTCTCTGACATTTACAGTTCGAGTGAGTACTCGAAAACAGGATGGAAGTACAGGCTCAGTTACATCTGGGGGCGTAACAATCACATCAG ATCGTGAAGCTTGCTCAAGTTGTTCTTCGAATGCTTTTTGTGTGACTATGTCGTCACAAATACTTTCTTGTGCATGTAACACTGGATATGTTGGCGATGGTGTCACTTGTTCCCTATCAGTGATGACTACTGCATCACCAACTG CTTCTTCAGATCAATCAATTACAAATACAACATCAATGATACCTAGTACTTCAGATGTAGATATCAGTACTAGTGTAG ATTCTTCTGAAGGAACGGTTACAACCACCACCTCACACATATCTACAACATCTGGCGTAGCGAGCAGCACTCGCTTGT atTATGCAATCTGCTTTATTCTGGCAACCATATCGCACTTATGCACAGAGACTGAATTTTTCTGA